The DNA region CTTCGTTGTTCCTGTATAACCATTATGTATCAGTTATAGGATTGGTTGATTGGTGAGAGGGCTGTGGTACTAATTGTTGTTTGCATTTTACCACTCATGCTTCAGGTTTGTGATCAGAACAAAGTAAATGGAAGTGGAGTTGAAATAGTTTCGGATGAAGTGAAATCAAAATCATTTAGAAAAGCCAAGTATGATGATGAAATGCCTCCTAACATCGACCTTGACGAGTGGGATCACACAGCATCCAGAACCGGTAGCAGCTCTAATCATGCTTCTTCAACTCAGTCTTTGAATCCTTCAAGTAGATTCCTTTCTCGCTTTAGCTTCATTCCTGGTAACATAAGCTTCAGACTTGGCAGAACCACCAGTCTTTGGTTCATCAAGGCCTTGTCCTGTTTCTTCTGGAAGTCTCACCATATTTAACAGTGAAGATGAGCTTAATCCTCATCCAAGCCACCCTGGAAGTTTGATTAATAGAAATGAAACTCAACAACGTAGAGAATTGCTTAATGCATCTTTTGATGATCGAGTGCCTATTCGAAGAAGAGAAGGAAATTCGAAGAATAGAAGAACGTAGCATACAGTTTGAAGAAGGGAAGACAATTAGGGGTTTtgggtatttttttattaaaacaatgAGATATTGGTCAATGATGttgaaaaataacatccaattttataggtatcatgtaatgaatattatgtttatttatgtgatttttggctttcttttttcaatttacagtgtttgatggagtaaatttagaaaacaaatataaagtattcattttgcaatggaaaaatctaaaaaaaattatattttatcttactgacggatttacagacagattttctgtctgtaatcagaacgtgagatgattttccaaagttcaaattacagacggaaaatctgttggaaaatccgtctgtaattacagacggaaaatccgtcgaaaaatccgtctgtaattacagacggcaaatccgtctgaaaatccgtctgtaattacgacggaaaatccgtcaaaaaattcgtctgtaattacagacggaaaatccgtcggaaagttcgtcgcctttgggaaatggatagaaaatttacagagggaaaatccgtcggtaattgctaaaaatccgtctgtaattttccgacggaaaaaaaatccgtcggtaaataatttccgacggggcttttacagagggacaaaatccgtcgataatttcgtcggtaaccaaaaatctgtctgtaataaagactaaatccgtctgtaaatctgtctgtattaatccattttctagttgtgttagccgatttcccaagctcaaccggagcacttccaaatcacttatccacaagctctcaaggcctcaacacctccaagaacagatttttcaccaccaaatcctttccaagcttttcaaaatcaccaatcaagctccaatattcacatatacacaacctaagccacaatcatcatacccatacacaacatctcaatacccaaacatcatagaacaacaaaattacactagggttgagaatcttaccacattcaaggtccaaggagacaagattaaccttctccttcaagagagttgggtcctataacatcaaagaacccaaaatctcaacattttacccatgaaactcgaaaataagggctggaatttcgaacagaaacacgtggcttacctcaagatttattgtatgggttttgtagagctctccacggtgaacgcgtgaccacaaacggagcggcaatcggagctctagatcaaaagttatggtgatttgaagatcaagtgagagaaagaacttgagagagtgttcttcctcccctctcttcaattttcagcgtgagtttgagtgttgtgaggagagagagtgctgagaactagggttttggtttagttatgttgggccaagggcccactttgggtccggttgggccggtttggcccgttcggtccaatcttggtccgatttctataaaattggtaccgaaattctcgtctcagtctcctctatcatatttagccacaaaaatcacattttgggctttctagaataaattctcatttatgggttaattagcagTTAATTAACCGAGTTTTACAAACAGGGGAGAAAGAGAAGGAGTGACATGACGGGAGAGGAGAAGGGGGACCTCCGCCACTGCAACAATCGCCGGCGAGTTGCACGCCACCGTGGAGTCACCATTTTGTCATCGTTCAGCTGCTGTCATTATTTCTCGATTTGACGAACATCCTCCTTGCTCTAATTTCAGTTTTTCCAATTTCTGAAACCTGTAACTTTCTTCTTTGCTCTGTTATCAATTTATACTTCTGCTATATCCCTGCCCTAATTACAGTAGCATGTGTTTTGCTCTAGTCATTGTTAATTTATCTCCGGGACACTCATAATTGACGCGGTTGTCGCTGTTGTTGTTGCCATGAAGGAGTTGAGGTTACTACCGCTGCTCTGGCTACATTGAGGGTTGCTGCCGCTATTGAAAATTAAGGATAAAAAAAGGAGATTATTGCGGTTAATTCCTACGGGTTTAACAAATCAAGGTGGCaggtttattttaaaattaagagttTTTAACTTAAGAATGCCAAATAACCTACTGAATATTTACAAGTAGTTTATAAATGCTTTGTAAAACTAATTAATGAGAATTGATGAAGCTGTAAATTGTTACTGAATGTGAGTATATTTGAATATGATGAAACTGAATTTTGATATAGTTGATGGTATTGTAAAAAATTAGGTGTTAcaacatacataaatatattttaatacagaatattttaaaattgataagtaaaattttttactttaaaataaatataaaatatataaatagatacaaaaatattttttatttattaaaattaattattatacagtactatttttaattacataatataaaaaattatattatttcatattacttgaaagtaattaaattactttatattattaaaaataattagattattcattaaaatatacTTATTAATAGTTAACTTTATtagaaatatattattattattatataacataatttttatttaaatatttgtaaacatatattttattcaaaatagtatatatagtattatgttaacaaaattaattattatataatatttgaaaaaacgtgtaatattttcatatattatatataattttaaaaaatattttgataaaattaattttagaaatattaaacgcgtaatatttttatgtattatatatcacAATAAACATAGAAACAATAAACGTGTAATATCataacaaaaatttgaaaaaataaaaaaataatatttctatgtattatatatattttttaactaaattttatttttataaatattctgataaaaaattatattatataataatacatttaacaaaataattaatgaataaattttaaatataataatctaattatttgtcaattaatataaaataaattttaaatattttatattttatgttgtaatttaaaatattatttaatataattttttaatattataattttttttaaataataattgatcctaataaaaaatatttatatttttttgtatttatctattttatattttttagaacaaaatttttttacctttatataataaaatatgtgataatcttcttaatatatatatatatatatatataaaagaagtgAGTGCAATAATAATAGGCACATATTAGTGTATAAACTAGCAAGAGGCCCGCGCATACGCACGGGTGGGTGATTGAGTttgtaaaattaataacaaaaatataaaaagaatacataaaaattagataataatatgtTTTTCGTATATATTTATTGAGTTTAGAAATATGATCACAATGATGTAACTAATAATTTTAAATCATGTATTGATTAAACATGCTTAATTCAACAATTATATGAATTGAGTCAtcaaaatttgtaattgaaaggTCAGATAGTATAAGTACTACAttgtattcattttttaaatgtgCAAGCTTTCTATTTTCCAAATTAAGGATCctttatatacatttttttgtTCTATCACGCTTTAATCTTCTATTAAAGACCTTAATCTCATATTCTGAATTAAAATTAGTAACTTATATTCATACCATAGATAAAAGAAATCAATTGATGCATTAACAATCTCTTGTCTAGATCCATTTGTTATCACATAAAGAATTTGAACATATGATAATGTAacacacaactagaaaatggattaatacagacagatttacagacggatttagtctttattacagacggatttttggttaccgacgaaattaccgacggattttgtccctctgtaaaagccccgtcggaaattatttaccgacggatttttttccgtcgaaaaattacagacggatttttagcagttaccgacagattttccctctgtaaattttctatccattttccaaaggcgacgaactttccgacggattttccgtctgtaattacagacagattttccgtctgtaattacagacgaatttttcgactgatttttcgtctgtaattacagacggattttccaacagattttccgtctgtaatttgaactttgaaaaatcatcccATTCTGATtatagacagaaaatccgtctgtaaatccgtcagtaagataaaattgaatttttttagatttttccattgcaaaatgaatactttagatttgttttctaaatttactccatcaaacactgtaaattgaaaaaagaaagccaaaaatcacataaataaacataatattcattacatgatacctataaaattggatgttatttttcaaCATCTTTGGCCAATATCTTattgtcttaataaaaaaataccaaaaaaaataagATGACCATCCCAATGTTACATGAATGTCACAAATTACACTTAGCACTTAAAGATAGaataatctaaaatattaataGATAACTAAGTTGCATTAGCAGCATCAAGCTCCACATTGAAAGTTAATCTTGACATCTCCTGACTGAAATAGAATTAAAATCCGAATTAGAATTGGAGTAAATCAATCTATGCCAAAGAatcaaaacatagaaaaatagaaagaacaaCAAAAGCAAACAGAgattagaacaaaaataaaataattaaagggTTCTTCACAGAGTGCGGAATGAAAAAGAACATTTGAAAGAACTCACCTGGGCTAAGCAAATTCAAACCAGCAGGAAGCCTAGGCACAACAACAGCAGGATGATTCTGCACATACGCCAAAAAACCCTCAGACGGTTCAGCAAATACAACTCTTCGTAAGATTCAACAACACTAGGGAAATTATAGTTAAGAGAAGGATCAAGTTAAGAGAAGCTCAGAGCATTTTTAAGCGAAATGCAAAATGGCTCCactgaaaaatataatctgataagGATTCATGTCATAAGAGTTCATTGGATTCACATACCTGTAAACTACTTGTGCCGCAGCCTACAACTGTGATAGTCCCACCGGTAACAGCTGCACCTGCGAGGAAGTAGCTGGCACTAGAAGCATCTCCTTCAACAAAAGCATTCCCAGGAGACCTGGTAGGAAACTTCCAATTAGAGTCAAAATAATTTAATTCTGAAATCTTTACAACTCAATAATAGAAACTTACTTGTACTTTTGACCTCCGTGGACCAAGAACCTATCCCAGTTACCATTGTGCTCCACATGGACTCCAAAGCGCTCATCAGTTTCAAAGTCATATCAACGTAGGGAACAGGAATCAGTTTATCGATAATCTCAATTTCAACATCACCAAGGGCGAAAGGAGCTGTCATGAGCAATGCAGTCAACATAATACTTAttttaatgatttgattttgtatttgtgaaatttttgaagaTATCATTTTGAACGGACTttggcttagtttggtaaaacttttcgaagagatgcttttgtttttgaaaaatataagaaccTCGTTTTGCGTTTGATAAATCAAAAGTTCATGTGTTTATACTTGTGACTTTTAAAAGTAAGAGATACTTTTCAaagataactttttaaaatttgtagcatctataaatttttttaatatagtaattattgaatatataagcattaattttgtataaattttagaGACAATACAATAATATAACTATCAtcaatataaaattttagatCTTCAAATATATCaactaaactttctaaataattaacATTCTCTTCAACTTAGCTTTAAGGGTAATATTATACTTTACAAAGTAAGCAAActattaaaatagatattatttgCAAAAAGTGATCATGATTTATACTAAGAGCCTAAGATCACAAATAAATACTCCAAAGTTTAAATTGTAAAAACATTgataaataaaatcctaaaattaaaataatagaatgtATAGTATAATGGTCTAAAAATCTGATGAAATATCTTTATATTTGTTTGtgcttttgtattattttttattttcacatcGGATCTGATCCGCATATCTGCGGTATTTATCCGAATCTGATCTAAAAATTacggatatggatccgatccgcaagacTATCGGATCAGATCCGCATAGTAATAGAATCGGATTGCAGATTTCATGTAGGTATCTCGATATCCACTTatctgcaaaaataaataaataaataaataagtaaatattatttttatgttttattttaactaatagtTATCATATATgccacattattttatttttattatttaaaaataatatgtttaatattattttaaaagtaaacatgtttaaaagagtaaaaaaagagattttattgattttttaaaataaaataagattttaaaaagtatttttatgttttgcggATATATTCGATATCTGATTTGATCTGTAAATGTGCAAATCGGTCAGATTCAAGCTAAAAAAATGCGGAtattagatccgattcaatctgATAATTTTAGTGCAGATCGAATCGAgattttggccatatccgatccaATTCGATCCGCGTTCAtctctagaaaataataataaagaccctcttaatttttaattttaccaCTCCAATCTACTACTACACCTAACTTTCAGCGCTAAACTAAATTGcctttaaaattgaaaatatgatatatatatatatatatatatatatatatatatatatatatatatatatatatatatatattaattattcaataattacaaaattaaaaaaagaaaatttaatttcaatttttgaatATGATTCGTAtcataaataaatactaaataaaaaaaattttaatcactAATATATCTACTATACATAAAGAATAAtatatttgaaaatataaaagtaattaaattcctTTTTTCCTATACTTTTATTTCTAATGAAAACAGACAATAAAAGTTTATAAATCCAAATTGAAGGTTagcaatagaaaaataataaaatttaaatttgtatttaaaacaTTACATCATACTCAAGAAATAAATTATCTCCTACAATTCAATACTCTATAcaacttaaataaattatttcttGGATGATTCTTTCATGTTAAAAACAAAATTTCTTGGTACTTAGCAGCATACaatcatttttatattataatcccTCTTTTAGTACTTAATTCCCATCCACATCATATGTTAAAAGATTAGTATATCATAGATTATCTTAACATACTTCTTAAATGAAAtctatttgatttatttttacaaaaataaaaaataaaatcttcgtaaaaataaaatataaaaaataaaattatttcaagATATAAAATTTGGATTTGATTGTAAAATAAAAGAACTACTCATTCGATATTATGCCCGTTACTACCGcacaatatgaaaaaaaataaaaaaaaagtattgtctatctaaaaattattaaaaactaagTACACTTATTGATTATAAAAAGTTGTAACTATTATAAGGATTTAAAGTGAAAGATATATGTGcaaaaattgaaattattttaagtagttttagaaagatgtaaattgaaatttaaaatatatttgactatataatgtaatttttattttgctgTTCTCTAAAAGGATACCATTCTATTAAATCAATTATTTCGCATATTAATTTTCAATAAGAAATATAATgattttcttaaatgaaaaacctACCAACATAATATATGTCTTTGTTCCAAAAATGATTTTCTAATCCAAAATAATACATAACTACTAAAGAAATGGCATACTAAATATTATCTACTTGAAATTGGTGATGATAATAATGGGCTATAGAAAAAGTTCACTtccactctttttttttctcaaaatttcatCTAGTAATAAGCgatattgaattaattttttcaatctaCTAATCTTGTGCTTGTATTCGGCTTGAAGAcagaacaaataaaataataaaaataaagtattatttttatttctaatgtttagaacaaattttttttgttctaatATTAATTAGTAATTTATCACTTGAATTATAATCATGCAAtagttattttcaaataaaaaaggcTAAATCTTTTTTTTGCTCTTATAATtgaagaaatgaaattaaaaattattaaaataattattagaatTAAGAATTCTATAATACTTATGGAAGCTATTTTTGTTTGGGTAAGAACCATTCGGTTACAAATTCTTCTAACATTTGCCTTCAAATTGTGaattaattaggataaaaagtcactttttttattaatataaggaTGTTAAACCTTTttacaaataataaattaaattctacTCTTTTAAACTCGATTTTACCTCACTTATCTTATGTTGTAGCACAGAGTAAGatataaaatttcttttatgCATCAAACAAACATTATATAACAATATAGCTTATCATGTTCATACACTTTATATactgaagaaaaataaaaataaaacactaagcaaaaagaaagaaaagaaaaatactaagCTATTGCGAgaagaactaataaaaattttggatgcaattaatttaattactctcaCAAAGAAAAAGTGTCAcaacaaaaatattaaagaatgTTTAAAAGAAAGtgtcaaaacaaaaaaatgagtGAAATATTTCTCATGAATATTAAATATCTTATCTCTTTAAAATAGCCAAGTACTCCTTACTCCTTAGAGTATCTTATCTCTTtaaggaataaaaatttaaaaaatgcacACATATATATCCTAACTGATAAAAAGAATTAGAGTCATTACAACACAATAAAATGGtttcaaatcaaatatatatataaatgatggATGGAAATGGCTAAACTTGGCCACAAAAAATCATGTGTTGTAAGTAAATGTTACTCAAACAAACACACTTACATCTCCttcagaagagaaaaaaaaaaggggataaaacacatgcaaatatatatatatatatatatatatatatatatatatatatatatatgcaatagATGTCACTACACTTATATCTAATCACTCAATATAGTAACTTATTTTACACCGATGAAACCAAAGCAATCcattcttttctgttattctatTCACCAAACATGAAAAATCTGCAAAACATTGGATAAAATATAAGGGACAGTCACATTTACTTTAAATTATAGATATCAAACATTTATTacagttaaaaaaaagaaaattattactcaataaaacaaaaaaaaactaactgGTCATCGTTAAGTGTAATCAACCAATTCATTACCAATCTTCAACACAAAAATGTTGAGACATAGAAGCGAGTTATAAGATCACATGTAAATACAGGCAGCAATCTCGTTGTCACCAACTGAAAAAAAAAGATGCAGGAAGGCAtggaattttgattttgaaagaaaTAATTCCACAAAAGAAGATAACAGTATAATTagtagtcaaaataataaaagttcTATGAAAGAATTATCTACTTTGATCACTTAAATTATGTCATATACAATTCTGTAAATTTATACACATTTTTTCTAAGATCAAGAAATCTTTAAATAAAGTGAATTAATTATAAAGATAAACATATCAaatttcacaaaactcaagtcagATAGATGCACAAAACATAAAGgaatttttttgccattttaaattttctttacaCAACATagattaattaaaaaacaaatttcGTAAATGTTCAATCACCTCCGCTAGTAATTTAAgatctaaaaatattttgtttctgCTCCATCAAGCTTCATCTGGAGAAAAAACATGGTACAACATTTTTTAGCAACACAACAGAAAAAAACATTCAACAAAAAATAATTGAAGGAAATCCTAACGATGGCAAGTTTAATTTAATTGTTCTTGAGGTAACACAAGTTTCTCATCAAAAATATATTATCATTGAACCTTCAAAAGCTTTAGATTCTACAAAAACTTCTACAAATGTAATAAACCATTAAGAATTTTGGAATCTTCACAAGTGACAACGCTTAACATGTAAATTGCTCTAGACAAAGACTTGCTAAGCATACAATATGCATCAATCATCATTGTAGATTGCTCAACAGTGAAATCCCTTTCTTTCAAAATAAAtgattgaataaaaatattaacttcTCCTATAACTCATTTAAATACACAAACTTTCAAACGATTCACCAAAGAGTAAAGAGGCAAAGCAAAAAAGTGCAAGGAAAAATATCAAAGGTTATCCCAACAGACCGACCTAAGAATGTACTGAATCAAAATGCAATTTGTTTTGCCAATCTTTATATTTGCCATCCAAATTCACACCCGCTATATCATACTTCTCTCCCTCTTTAAAAATTTGGGGCAAAAAGAAAACACCTCTTAATTTTAATTgctgagaaaaaaaattatgatagcaTAATCATTAATTTAAAAGGTAGCAATCTTATTAGTTCTTGGACATAATCATCAATTTTACATAAATTTTGCTCCAAACATTAGTAGAACTCAATCCATATCATTCACAGAAAAATGACAAATTCAACTCAATCCATTTTGGCCTATGATTAACACCCAAAAGGGAAGgtgttttgaaaaaatatttgttaaaaaataaaatgtagttTTGTTTTGAGTATACCTTGTTTTGTTTAAATATTTCATGTCTTCATTGCTTATGTTAGTCCTGCATGCCCTCCATTAGGCCTCGACCACTTCCATCCATCAACCAAAGATCCATTCCTGCCAACTGATCATAAAGCAAGCAAGTATCATTAAATTGGTAAGCAAAGGTGACACAATGAATACACAACACCACCACAATAAAAATACTTCTCCGACAAAATAACCTCTTAGGTTTCAGCAGCAACACAAACTTCATCTTCTTTAATGAATTTAGTGAAGGATGAATGATCACACACTTATAAGGGATTGCTTGTCACAGACAGTTAATGAGCAAAAtgcaaaaagataaaaaagttgCCAACTTTGAGGGTACCCAACATCATGAAAAGCAAAATTGGAACCAAATTTATAGAAAATAGGGAGAAATGAAGGATGGGATATCGATAAAATAGGAGTGTACTGATTACTTGAGTTGGAGAGATGAAGCTTGAGGTCTAGGGATGAGAGTTCGATACCACAGCTCAGCCATTTTCTGAGTTAAGTCCTCTACTTCCTCTTTGTCCTTCAACTTTTCTACTCACAATTCTTTCTTGTTAGCCCTCAACTCCTGCACAGCCAACGGGTTATGAAGGAATGCCGCCAGCGGTGCAGCGACTTTAGCATCGCCACGACTTCTACCTTCACCTCTATCATATCTAAACccacaaaaaaatattgataatgctaataataaatccctcaaaatctaaactaaaacaaaaattaaacgaAAATTGTGGGCGAAAAGACCTTGAGGGGCATCTTCGGTGTGGTAGAGGCGCTTGAGGATGTCATTTTAAACTCTAATTTCAACTGAAAAAATTGCGCTCAAAATTTGGTGTTCAAATCCTGATTTGAAACGAAAAGATCGCGCCCAAATTGCTGCAGAAGAGAGTGCTGCTTCATTACCTGAGGGACAATGAGTTCTCAATCCATTGTTTACCCTAATCATCCAATCAAAAGCTAACATTCTCGTTTTCTTCCCCTAAATGGTGGTTTTTGGAATTGCTGCCAGATTAACTCTCTTCAACCCATTGGACAAAGATTTTCTCTGATAACCTTCCACCAGGTAAGAAGGTTTTGGCTTTTCGCTAAGGAGCGAAACACAATAGAAAGAAAAAGTTTGGGAGACACCTGTCACTCTCTCAGAAACCATCTAACAGTGCTAAATAGTGTGTGGTTTTAGTGCTTGGCTagttaactattatatattaatagatagatagataaaaaAATTGCCATGCCGTGATAATAACTCACCGGGTGATTGACGAAATGAGATTCAGAGGTGTTCCCTGCAAATTACAGAACCATTTACGATAGCACTTTTAGCTGCAACTCGTTTGTATATGTCTGAAACcctaaacaacaaaacaaacaacaaaaaaaatgaatacttaaagtaatcaacaaaagaaaagaacACTAATGTTCAAACCTGAAGCCCATAGTGTTGGCCCcactttaaaataaataactaacagTATGCAtttggaggaagaagaaaaaaaaaaggaatcttTTCCTGCTTTCAGGCGTGTGACATGATTTTATTGCCGTTCCACTATTCTGGAAGCCACTTCTTCAATCTCTGTTTGTTGATGC from Arachis hypogaea cultivar Tifrunner chromosome 10, arahy.Tifrunner.gnm2.J5K5, whole genome shotgun sequence includes:
- the LOC112717499 gene encoding uncharacterized protein isoform X1 — encoded protein: MIILGSSSKARRQILAEMGYEFTIMTADIDEKSNWKEKPEDLVMALAEAKVCDQNKVNGSGVEIVSDEVKSKSFRKAKYDDEMPPNIDLDEWDHTASRTGSSSNHASSTQSLNPSSRFLSRFSFIPGNISFRLGRTTSLWFIKALSCFFWKSHHI
- the LOC112717499 gene encoding uncharacterized protein isoform X2 encodes the protein MGYEFTIMTADIDEKSNWKEKPEDLVMALAEAKVCDQNKVNGSGVEIVSDEVKSKSFRKAKYDDEMPPNIDLDEWDHTASRTGSSSNHASSTQSLNPSSRFLSRFSFIPGNISFRLGRTTSLWFIKALSCFFWKSHHI